From Actinoplanes oblitus, a single genomic window includes:
- a CDS encoding polysaccharide deacetylase family protein, whose translation MGGQPQQRRLLPERCHLRVQMSTGPRTATIFVPVPGSARCNGVAAMRTPLIFLTPLVLAVLAGCGAGAAAQPGPDFVDPLAVTSSAPQAAAETPSSLDPESEPVTTTEPDQSESDQSESDQSEPDQSEPDQSEPDTSQPDTSEAAADELDTNPPATTDEPATPVRIRRGDGPARSLRKTGRAGVALTFDDGPDPVNTPALLDLLKRTHVKATFCLVGRNVAAHPEIVRRIVAEGHTLCNHTWRHSLTLGRQKPSVIRADLQRTNDAIHAAAPGAEIKYMRAPGGNFTPAFVKQAALLGMTSIYWQVDPRDWDHPAGESAAAHQAKVIGTVRKHVSKGAIVLSHDYRQPGTITAYETLIPWLKKRYTLIALPVGQDTAADGSPITSG comes from the coding sequence TTGGGCGGCCAGCCGCAACAACGCCGGCTTCTCCCTGAAAGGTGCCATCTCCGTGTGCAGATGAGCACCGGGCCCCGAACAGCAACGATCTTCGTTCCTGTCCCCGGATCTGCTCGGTGCAACGGAGTAGCGGCAATGCGTACCCCTCTGATCTTTCTGACCCCTTTGGTCCTCGCCGTGCTCGCCGGTTGCGGCGCTGGGGCAGCGGCCCAGCCCGGCCCCGACTTCGTCGACCCGCTGGCGGTCACGTCGTCGGCTCCACAGGCCGCCGCGGAGACGCCCAGCTCGCTGGATCCGGAGTCCGAGCCGGTGACCACCACGGAGCCGGATCAGTCGGAGTCGGACCAGTCAGAGTCGGACCAATCGGAGCCGGACCAATCAGAGCCGGACCAGTCGGAGCCGGATACCAGCCAGCCCGACACCAGTGAAGCGGCCGCCGATGAACTGGATACCAACCCGCCTGCCACCACCGACGAGCCGGCGACTCCGGTCAGGATCCGCCGAGGTGACGGGCCGGCCAGGAGCCTCAGGAAGACCGGCCGGGCCGGCGTGGCGCTCACCTTCGACGACGGACCCGACCCGGTGAATACGCCGGCGCTGCTCGACCTGCTGAAACGGACACACGTCAAGGCGACCTTCTGCCTCGTCGGCCGGAACGTCGCCGCGCATCCCGAGATCGTCCGGCGGATCGTCGCCGAGGGCCACACGCTGTGCAACCACACCTGGCGGCACAGCCTCACCCTGGGCCGGCAGAAACCATCGGTGATCCGCGCCGACCTACAACGGACCAACGACGCCATCCACGCCGCGGCCCCGGGCGCCGAGATCAAGTACATGCGCGCGCCCGGCGGCAACTTCACTCCGGCGTTCGTCAAACAGGCCGCCCTGCTCGGCATGACGTCCATCTACTGGCAGGTGGATCCGCGCGACTGGGACCACCCGGCCGGCGAGTCCGCGGCCGCGCACCAGGCCAAGGTGATCGGCACGGTGCGGAAACACGTCAGCAAGGGCGCGATCGTGTTGTCTCACGACTATCGGCAGCCGGGCACCATCACGGCGTACGAGACACTGATCCCGTGGCTGAAGAAGCGCTACACCCTGATCGCCCTGCCGGTTGGCCAGGACACCGCGGCCGACGGCTCGCCGATTACCAGCGGGTAA
- a CDS encoding glycine-rich domain-containing protein, with protein sequence MGDPVRGGDSEPYQAACEEVVGQFMHHVPILTEGMADGSSIEYTRQALKATGYYIDPEFWAGEAKSCCPPNPGI encoded by the coding sequence GTGGGTGACCCGGTACGCGGTGGTGACTCCGAGCCGTACCAGGCCGCCTGCGAGGAGGTCGTGGGACAGTTCATGCACCACGTGCCGATCCTGACCGAGGGCATGGCCGACGGCTCCTCGATCGAGTACACCCGCCAAGCGCTGAAGGCGACCGGCTACTACATCGACCCCGAGTTCTGGGCCGGCGAGGCGAAGTCCTGCTGTCCGCCGAACCCGGGCATCTGA
- a CDS encoding phosphotransferase, giving the protein MRTDWTALPEAVTKEVADRIGGTHAIPARTGDHAEIAATVTGTNGTVFVKAAHSDFGIRSLRFELRVSEAVNGPHSPAVQWHFETAGWLVVGFEHCDGPHADLSPGSPDLDLLGEALATLGRTPAPDVGLFSPKGRLGFEHPAMGGDTLVHTDLGPANLIVTPGGLRIVDWAMATKAAPWVELAMLVPWLIGSGHTSEQAENWLAQRSAWDMVDPSVLDDFAAKNAEKWTLKAGQNTAGWMRDLADWTGQWWTYRRTTYQQVRAECMIPASH; this is encoded by the coding sequence ATGCGCACTGACTGGACCGCGCTGCCCGAGGCCGTCACGAAAGAAGTCGCCGACCGCATCGGCGGAACTCACGCCATCCCGGCCCGGACCGGTGACCACGCGGAGATAGCCGCAACCGTCACCGGGACCAACGGCACGGTGTTCGTCAAAGCGGCCCACAGCGACTTCGGGATCAGGTCACTGCGCTTCGAGCTGCGGGTGAGTGAGGCCGTCAACGGGCCGCACTCACCCGCGGTGCAATGGCACTTCGAGACGGCCGGCTGGCTGGTCGTAGGGTTCGAGCACTGCGACGGCCCGCACGCCGACCTGTCCCCGGGAAGCCCCGACCTGGACCTTCTCGGCGAAGCCCTGGCGACGCTGGGTAGGACGCCCGCGCCGGACGTGGGGCTGTTCAGCCCGAAAGGGCGGCTCGGGTTCGAGCACCCGGCGATGGGCGGCGACACGCTCGTGCACACCGATCTCGGCCCGGCCAACCTCATCGTCACCCCGGGCGGCCTGCGGATCGTCGACTGGGCGATGGCGACCAAAGCCGCGCCGTGGGTCGAGTTGGCCATGCTCGTCCCGTGGCTGATCGGTAGTGGCCACACCTCGGAACAAGCGGAGAACTGGCTGGCCCAGCGCTCGGCTTGGGACATGGTGGACCCCTCGGTCCTCGACGACTTCGCGGCGAAAAACGCCGAGAAGTGGACGCTCAAGGCGGGCCAGAACACCGCCGGGTGGATGCGCGACCTAGCGGACTGGACAGGTCAATGGTGGACGTACCGGCGCACTACGTACCAGCAGGTCAGGGCCGAGTGCATGATTCCGGCCAGCCACTGA
- the tvaA gene encoding thioviridamide family RiPP peptide, translated as MPENESIDQTLASLTGLDSEQLQKFLEEKSGIAPDEEAQGSVMAAIGSIVVHC; from the coding sequence ATGCCGGAGAACGAGAGCATCGACCAGACCCTGGCGAGCCTGACCGGGCTGGACTCGGAGCAGCTCCAGAAGTTCCTCGAGGAGAAGTCCGGCATCGCGCCGGACGAGGAGGCTCAGGGCTCGGTGATGGCCGCTATCGGTTCCATCGTCGTCCACTGCTGA
- a CDS encoding phosphotransferase family protein yields the protein MGVSDDWAARLDPGVVSFYRLRMMGVHATAATRGERAGGGARPETAEIRRLLSESGIERGEPTRIYWYTARRPVAHVEFSAGTPVVLKWLDAAGLSSGNESFALRLLRGLAPPDVLAEALPRLVGTSPTGEVQIFDYIDHVSTWAEQATNRGAPGAPPYTALGQVLAALHALPVDGMDQRYPDRRVKFPIPSLSRLTPAEFSRGYGTDFAEYVTAIQAVEEEMALMRETWTHHHYIHFDLHDDNVLFRDEEPSVALIDWEAAGFGEAAYDAGTVLGQILLHGLPGLQSGADSPAAAKALEPARTFLGSYLRFSTMSDEALLRIIQFAGVFLMMSNLGRLEKVGSLGRVGRLSLIVGRRLVQDPEPRLALFAARLGRQ from the coding sequence ATGGGCGTCTCAGATGACTGGGCCGCCCGGCTCGACCCGGGTGTGGTTTCCTTCTACCGCTTGCGGATGATGGGTGTCCACGCGACTGCCGCTACCCGTGGAGAACGTGCAGGCGGCGGAGCCCGGCCGGAGACGGCCGAGATCCGCCGCCTGCTCAGCGAGTCGGGTATCGAACGTGGCGAGCCGACAAGGATCTACTGGTACACGGCGCGCCGGCCCGTAGCGCACGTGGAATTCTCGGCCGGTACGCCGGTCGTGCTCAAATGGCTGGACGCCGCCGGACTGTCCAGCGGCAACGAATCTTTCGCCCTGCGCTTGTTACGAGGCCTGGCGCCGCCGGACGTTCTGGCCGAGGCGTTGCCCCGGCTGGTCGGTACCTCGCCCACCGGCGAGGTGCAGATCTTCGACTACATCGACCACGTGAGTACGTGGGCCGAGCAGGCCACCAACCGGGGCGCACCGGGTGCCCCGCCGTACACGGCGTTGGGCCAGGTCCTCGCCGCTCTGCATGCGCTGCCCGTCGACGGGATGGATCAGCGTTATCCGGATCGTCGGGTGAAGTTCCCCATTCCGTCGCTAAGCCGGTTGACGCCGGCCGAATTCTCGCGCGGTTACGGGACGGATTTCGCCGAATACGTAACCGCCATCCAGGCAGTCGAGGAAGAAATGGCGCTGATGCGCGAGACGTGGACGCATCACCATTACATTCATTTTGACCTGCACGACGACAATGTTCTTTTCCGTGACGAGGAACCTTCCGTCGCGCTCATCGACTGGGAAGCAGCAGGATTCGGTGAAGCGGCATATGACGCCGGTACCGTGCTCGGCCAAATCTTGTTGCATGGGCTGCCGGGACTGCAGTCCGGCGCCGATTCACCCGCAGCGGCGAAGGCGCTCGAACCGGCGCGGACCTTCCTCGGCTCTTACCTACGCTTCTCCACGATGTCCGACGAAGCTCTGCTGCGGATCATCCAGTTCGCCGGCGTCTTCCTCATGATGAGCAACCTCGGACGGCTGGAGAAAGTCGGCTCGCTCGGACGCGTAGGACGCCTGTCTCTGATCGTCGGCCGCCGACTCGTCCAGGACCCGGAGCCCCGACTCGCCCTCTTCGCAGCACGGCTCGGACGCCAATGA
- a CDS encoding T3SS effector HopA1 family protein, whose product MNHYRETYRRIASEVEIVDQDAFRHQTLGTLRPTREIDVEAGHPVVAHLWRFIYLHYYVADEDAALTLLGGSRISAGIAERENGPFVDRVAAARSGRRYADPGWRISGEAGSEWKATRDGLTLTVRRDEISGLDRVPQVGDEIAVLFPAERRYTNPGWYVAIGRAGLRREPAEPVVRFYFALDTADEAPGFLASIENVLNGANVPFHMKVVNDPAKMVRNDAVVLYMAAADGEIHYAALASVYARYRHAMRAAWPCFARRLEPGWGMAAEPTEATRQGLSYGQHRCVLVAEGLLRAWTAGTTTAEGRERAIIDRLAAAGVDPDAPYRDRPLVVIA is encoded by the coding sequence ATGAATCACTACCGTGAGACATACCGGAGAATCGCCTCAGAGGTCGAGATCGTCGACCAGGACGCTTTCCGGCACCAGACACTGGGGACACTGCGCCCGACGCGCGAGATCGACGTCGAAGCAGGCCATCCGGTCGTCGCCCACCTGTGGCGCTTTATCTACCTGCACTACTACGTCGCCGATGAGGACGCGGCGCTCACGCTGCTGGGCGGCTCCCGGATTTCGGCCGGGATCGCCGAACGCGAGAATGGCCCATTCGTGGACCGGGTGGCCGCCGCGCGGTCCGGGCGCCGCTATGCCGACCCGGGATGGCGGATCTCGGGCGAAGCAGGATCGGAGTGGAAGGCAACACGGGACGGACTCACCCTGACCGTACGCCGCGACGAGATCTCCGGCCTCGATCGAGTCCCGCAGGTGGGCGACGAGATTGCGGTGCTCTTCCCGGCGGAGCGTCGTTACACGAATCCTGGCTGGTATGTGGCGATCGGCCGCGCCGGACTGCGCCGTGAACCCGCGGAACCGGTGGTCCGGTTCTACTTCGCGCTGGACACCGCCGACGAGGCACCCGGCTTCCTCGCCTCGATCGAGAACGTCCTGAACGGGGCGAATGTGCCGTTCCACATGAAGGTCGTCAATGACCCCGCCAAAATGGTACGCAACGACGCGGTGGTTCTGTACATGGCAGCCGCCGACGGCGAGATCCACTACGCCGCGTTAGCCAGCGTGTATGCCCGATACCGACACGCCATGCGCGCGGCGTGGCCCTGCTTCGCCCGTCGCCTGGAGCCGGGCTGGGGCATGGCCGCCGAACCCACCGAGGCGACGCGACAAGGCCTGAGTTACGGTCAGCACCGCTGCGTCCTGGTCGCCGAGGGCCTCCTGCGTGCCTGGACGGCCGGCACCACCACGGCCGAGGGGCGCGAACGGGCAATCATCGACCGGCTCGCTGCGGCCGGCGTGGACCCCGACGCGCCGTACCGGGACCGGCCGCTGGTCGTGATCGCATGA
- a CDS encoding phosphotransferase family protein, which produces MPVTGGVAEWRETAPSALDGLLGADDLENLRRVLPQDPCRAILPRLVAGAATWRPVDDSWLAFDAVLGLAPDAAGALGDRFRKVGAYLRRLHAVAVPGDLPATGRQLPRDITMRERIDDVRRWLSAELPIAMPRPSPLPPVLVHGRFSLGVITWNDPPIVLGWREAGCGEPAVDLAQLLGELAEIHSTVRSGDPVVRAAASAFVAGYARDDRIPRLCATRLHGHIVRTVVEHAALRAVTTGVREPALMLVRLVSAGLPAFTAGFADRLEPCGRECGC; this is translated from the coding sequence GTGCCGGTCACCGGCGGTGTGGCGGAGTGGCGGGAGACGGCCCCCAGCGCCCTGGATGGGCTTCTCGGAGCCGACGACCTGGAGAACCTGCGCCGGGTCCTGCCGCAGGATCCATGCCGGGCGATCCTTCCCCGGCTCGTGGCGGGCGCGGCCACGTGGCGGCCGGTGGACGATTCCTGGCTCGCCTTCGACGCTGTGCTGGGACTGGCCCCGGATGCCGCCGGCGCGCTGGGGGACCGATTCCGGAAGGTTGGGGCGTACCTGCGCCGCCTGCACGCCGTCGCGGTGCCGGGCGACCTACCGGCCACGGGCCGCCAGCTGCCACGCGACATCACGATGCGTGAACGGATCGACGACGTACGCCGGTGGCTGTCCGCTGAATTGCCGATCGCGATGCCGCGGCCGTCGCCCCTCCCACCGGTCCTCGTACATGGGCGTTTCTCGCTCGGGGTCATCACCTGGAACGACCCGCCAATCGTGCTGGGCTGGCGGGAGGCAGGGTGTGGAGAACCAGCAGTGGATCTCGCCCAGCTACTCGGCGAACTCGCGGAGATTCATAGCACCGTCCGATCCGGCGACCCGGTGGTGCGGGCAGCGGCATCCGCGTTCGTGGCCGGGTACGCCCGCGACGACCGCATCCCCCGGCTGTGCGCGACGAGGCTGCATGGGCACATCGTCCGCACGGTGGTGGAACACGCCGCGCTGCGGGCCGTGACCACCGGCGTTCGTGAACCGGCATTGATGCTCGTACGGCTGGTGAGCGCCGGCCTGCCCGCGTTCACCGCCGGGTTCGCCGACCGGCTTGAGCCATGTGGGCGGGAGTGCGGATGCTGA
- a CDS encoding flavoprotein: protein MLTAEQFSAKARALKVVIGVCGSVSAVAVPHLAMWLKASLEITNVDIIVTAAARELIGLPILEASIDGRVVTDWRTSADDRVTHVTIAERADLVVVLPATANFLAKAAHGIADDILTTTILAVTCPVVIVPVMNEAMWKNKAVQRNVATLRDDGYDVVPPKAGLSLATGRWELGSMGDFRPIVVAALTKALSAPGTTLTE, encoded by the coding sequence ATGCTGACCGCGGAACAGTTCAGCGCGAAGGCTCGAGCCCTCAAAGTCGTCATCGGGGTGTGCGGATCGGTATCCGCGGTCGCGGTGCCGCACCTGGCGATGTGGCTCAAGGCATCGTTGGAGATCACGAACGTGGACATCATCGTGACTGCCGCGGCACGCGAGCTCATCGGCCTTCCGATCCTGGAAGCCTCGATCGACGGCCGGGTTGTCACCGATTGGCGGACGTCCGCCGACGATCGGGTCACCCACGTGACGATCGCCGAACGGGCGGACCTGGTCGTAGTCCTGCCGGCCACCGCCAACTTCCTCGCCAAAGCGGCACACGGCATCGCTGACGACATCCTGACCACCACCATCCTCGCCGTCACCTGCCCGGTGGTGATCGTGCCCGTGATGAACGAGGCGATGTGGAAGAACAAGGCTGTACAGCGCAACGTCGCGACCTTGCGCGACGACGGCTACGACGTCGTGCCACCCAAGGCCGGGCTTTCCCTGGCGACCGGCCGATGGGAGCTCGGGTCGATGGGCGACTTCCGGCCGATCGTCGTCGCCGCGCTCACGAAGGCGCTGTCCGCGCCGGGCACCACCCTGACGGAGTAG
- a CDS encoding 50S ribosomal protein L11 methyltransferase: MSISSNTMLYRVPELLIGVDTSNLAKIHHSGRVFKTGQDALALLDVLHTPRTVAEAVAAVRERCKGTRASEQLLSTLLQLLNAGVLRREPVVGFSEATWPAGGYDAAYAHLRILDDLTRKGAFVRAMRETVRPGDVVLDLGTGSGILAVAAAQAGADHVYAVEPAGMVHMAEKVAEANGVADRITFIRGWSTQLELPRKANVLSTDIVGNEGLDMTIWETVQDARRRLLTDDARFVPQGFRSYARLVALPQRVREDHRVHDEQLLRWKDTYGIDFSPMRSFDRRRSIGFYERPEVVQKWPVCSGPSELYQVDLSRDVHDLGTTCTVTADRAGEVSGVVVYFEARLGPTTTFSSAPWGGSERSHWYTAVWALPEVLTLEPGDQVDLAYVYRGDGSSQLDLADVRRAGGR; encoded by the coding sequence TTGTCCATCAGCTCGAACACCATGCTGTACCGGGTTCCGGAACTCTTGATCGGCGTCGACACCAGCAATCTGGCAAAAATCCACCATTCTGGGCGAGTCTTCAAGACCGGTCAAGACGCATTGGCGTTGCTCGATGTGTTGCATACTCCGCGTACCGTTGCCGAGGCCGTCGCCGCAGTGCGTGAACGGTGCAAGGGGACGCGCGCCTCCGAGCAGCTGCTGAGCACCCTCCTTCAGCTGCTCAACGCCGGCGTACTGCGTCGTGAGCCGGTGGTCGGGTTCAGCGAGGCCACCTGGCCGGCAGGTGGCTACGACGCGGCCTACGCGCACCTGCGCATTCTCGACGACCTGACGCGCAAGGGTGCCTTTGTCAGGGCCATGCGTGAGACAGTCCGACCCGGCGACGTGGTGCTTGACCTCGGTACCGGTTCGGGAATCCTCGCAGTCGCCGCCGCTCAGGCCGGCGCGGACCATGTGTACGCGGTGGAGCCAGCCGGAATGGTGCACATGGCCGAAAAGGTGGCCGAGGCCAACGGGGTCGCCGACCGGATCACGTTCATCCGCGGCTGGTCCACCCAGCTGGAGCTGCCGCGGAAGGCCAACGTGCTCAGCACCGACATCGTCGGTAACGAGGGCCTGGACATGACGATCTGGGAGACCGTCCAGGACGCACGCCGACGACTACTCACCGACGATGCCCGGTTCGTGCCGCAAGGCTTCCGCTCGTACGCCCGGCTGGTCGCACTGCCACAACGCGTGCGCGAGGACCACCGAGTCCACGACGAGCAACTTCTGCGCTGGAAGGACACGTACGGCATCGATTTCAGTCCGATGCGTTCCTTCGACCGGCGGCGCAGCATCGGCTTCTATGAGCGTCCCGAGGTGGTGCAGAAGTGGCCCGTCTGCTCCGGCCCCAGCGAGCTGTATCAGGTGGACCTCTCCCGCGATGTGCACGATCTCGGGACGACGTGCACGGTGACTGCGGACCGGGCCGGTGAGGTATCGGGCGTGGTGGTGTACTTCGAGGCCCGGCTCGGACCCACGACGACGTTCAGTTCGGCACCCTGGGGTGGCAGCGAACGCAGCCACTGGTACACCGCAGTCTGGGCGTTGCCCGAGGTGCTGACGCTCGAGCCGGGGGATCAGGTGGATCTGGCATACGTGTATCGCGGTGACGGTTCGTCACAGCTCGACCTGGCGGATGTGCGTCGCGCCGGGGGCCGGTGA
- a CDS encoding YcaO-like family protein, with translation MRFRTRVPKVYGVGPHREVTTEQTFRAIAPHLGRVGITRIANITGLDRIGIPVYNAISPQSNDYLSVYNGKGATALAAKTSAIMEAVERFSAALPLRPAAIASYAELVSSSRKALDPREHTIALHHQYDIDLPISWVPSWDLLNAEEVLVPQYLAGYHTYYHEVPCYEITTTNGIASGNSLEEATCHALCELIERDDWTMAEIVSNRLSRAAETGRAGVPASREAGQYFQDMHPSIDMASLPERAGEFVRMFERAGVSLHLKDITSATGIPSVLAVVEEDISPTFSRSHKGIGTHPDAEVAVVRAIVEAAQSRVVDMQAMREDITLPDATVPHWARHTQRASRFNADAWAHRRSSRVMRFEDLPSHPSADIVEDLDLMLHRLRAQGLSQVLVVDLTAPGIPASVVRVIVPGLESWALDRSRIGQRATRHFRAAASRLEQLATPVGGQ, from the coding sequence ATGCGGTTCCGTACCCGAGTACCGAAGGTCTACGGGGTGGGCCCGCACCGGGAGGTCACCACCGAACAGACCTTCCGTGCCATCGCTCCGCATCTGGGGCGCGTCGGTATCACGAGGATCGCCAACATCACCGGGTTGGACCGGATCGGCATCCCTGTGTACAACGCCATCTCCCCGCAGAGCAACGACTACCTGTCGGTATACAACGGCAAGGGCGCCACCGCGCTGGCCGCCAAGACGTCGGCGATCATGGAGGCGGTCGAGCGGTTCAGCGCGGCGCTTCCGCTTCGTCCGGCGGCGATCGCGTCGTACGCCGAACTCGTGTCCTCCAGCCGTAAGGCTCTGGACCCGCGTGAGCACACCATCGCGCTGCACCATCAGTACGACATCGACCTGCCGATCTCCTGGGTGCCGTCCTGGGATCTGCTGAACGCCGAAGAGGTGCTGGTTCCTCAATATCTGGCCGGTTACCACACGTACTACCACGAGGTGCCGTGCTACGAGATCACCACAACCAACGGCATCGCGTCCGGCAACTCGCTGGAGGAGGCGACCTGCCATGCCCTGTGCGAGCTGATCGAACGTGACGACTGGACGATGGCCGAGATCGTCAGCAACCGTCTGAGCCGCGCAGCGGAGACCGGCCGGGCCGGCGTTCCCGCGTCCCGCGAGGCCGGCCAGTACTTCCAGGACATGCACCCGTCGATCGACATGGCGTCGCTGCCAGAGCGTGCCGGCGAGTTCGTGCGCATGTTCGAGCGGGCCGGCGTGAGCCTGCATCTCAAGGACATCACCTCGGCGACCGGGATCCCGAGCGTGCTCGCGGTGGTGGAGGAGGACATCAGTCCCACCTTCTCGCGCAGCCACAAAGGCATCGGAACCCATCCGGACGCGGAGGTCGCGGTAGTGCGGGCCATTGTCGAAGCCGCGCAGAGCCGGGTCGTCGACATGCAGGCGATGCGCGAGGACATCACCCTCCCGGATGCGACGGTGCCACACTGGGCGCGACACACCCAGCGAGCGTCCCGGTTCAACGCCGATGCCTGGGCCCACCGGCGATCGTCACGGGTAATGAGATTCGAGGATCTCCCGTCGCACCCGAGCGCGGACATCGTCGAGGACCTGGATCTCATGCTGCATCGGCTCCGCGCGCAAGGCCTGTCACAAGTGCTGGTGGTGGATCTGACGGCACCGGGCATCCCGGCGAGCGTGGTCCGTGTCATCGTCCCGGGCCTGGAGTCCTGGGCGCTGGACCGATCCAGGATCGGCCAGCGGGCGACGCGGCACTTCCGGGCCGCAGCGAGCCGCCTGGAGCAGCTGGCGACGCCGGTCGGTGGGCAATGA
- a CDS encoding TfuA-like protein: MSADTVVFLGPSLDLGHARRILPDAEYLPPVRRGDIDALMVRPAPPRRVAIVDGCFLHALSISPKEINKAMLRGVAFFGSSSMGALRAVELCRWGMTGVGQVYDLYRTGAVEDEDEVAITFDPESLRPLCLPMVNFRIAVGELVARDLLSAGDGTALLETAKAEYFPDRTVGIVFRRLADRLGVEEAERIRRIWDEHAPDAKRDDAVQLLEILAGDRGDEGAE, from the coding sequence ATGAGCGCCGACACGGTGGTCTTTCTGGGCCCGAGCCTCGATCTCGGCCATGCGAGGCGGATTCTGCCGGACGCCGAATACCTTCCCCCGGTACGGCGCGGCGACATCGATGCCCTGATGGTTCGTCCGGCGCCACCGCGACGCGTGGCCATTGTCGACGGCTGCTTCCTGCACGCCCTGTCGATATCACCTAAGGAGATCAACAAAGCGATGCTGCGCGGCGTCGCATTCTTCGGTTCGTCCAGCATGGGTGCGCTACGCGCCGTGGAGCTCTGCCGCTGGGGTATGACGGGGGTTGGGCAGGTCTACGACCTGTACCGCACTGGAGCAGTCGAGGACGAGGACGAGGTCGCGATCACCTTCGATCCGGAGTCGCTGCGGCCGCTCTGCCTGCCGATGGTCAATTTCCGGATCGCTGTCGGCGAGCTGGTGGCCCGTGACCTGCTGAGCGCCGGTGACGGGACGGCGCTTCTGGAGACGGCGAAGGCGGAGTACTTCCCCGACCGTACAGTCGGGATCGTCTTTCGCCGGCTGGCCGACCGGCTCGGTGTGGAAGAGGCCGAACGGATCCGCCGGATCTGGGACGAGCATGCGCCGGATGCCAAGCGCGACGACGCGGTCCAGTTGCTGGAGATACTCGCCGGCGATCGCGGCGATGAAGGAGCGGAATGA
- a CDS encoding phytanoyl-CoA dioxygenase family protein yields the protein MTTFDSDGFVFPHDGLTTGECARYLAAFDQYDREASERGGLRAAFRHFPKIHLLAPWADELIRHPAVLSAVSRLLGPDLLVWSTNVFVREPGSTSGMAWHQDALHYSLKGFHTGAVRVWLALTPADLRNGAMRFSRGSHRAGIVGHRTGADRAAIRSVGLEIDVEIDEDTVVPAILGQGQFSMHHMAVAHCSGGNATTADRVGFAIDYLRPDVAPVGGPDGAMLVNGTDTHGNFELESPVTTSGLAVEEQFRRSVLLRMQRLGLA from the coding sequence ATGACGACGTTCGACAGTGACGGCTTCGTCTTTCCGCACGACGGGCTGACGACCGGTGAGTGCGCCCGCTATCTGGCGGCTTTCGACCAGTACGACCGGGAGGCCAGCGAGCGTGGCGGTCTGCGCGCGGCGTTCCGGCACTTCCCGAAGATTCATCTGCTCGCGCCGTGGGCGGATGAGCTGATCCGGCACCCCGCTGTGCTGAGCGCGGTGTCCCGGCTGCTCGGCCCTGATTTGCTGGTGTGGTCCACTAACGTCTTCGTCCGCGAGCCGGGGAGCACCAGTGGCATGGCCTGGCATCAGGACGCCCTGCACTACAGTTTGAAAGGGTTCCATACCGGGGCCGTCCGGGTGTGGCTGGCCCTGACCCCGGCGGACCTACGCAACGGGGCGATGAGGTTCTCGAGGGGTTCGCACCGGGCGGGAATCGTCGGTCATCGCACCGGCGCGGACCGCGCGGCGATCCGATCCGTTGGCCTCGAGATCGATGTGGAGATCGACGAGGACACCGTGGTGCCGGCCATTCTCGGCCAGGGACAGTTCTCCATGCATCATATGGCCGTGGCCCATTGCTCCGGCGGCAACGCCACAACGGCCGATCGAGTCGGGTTCGCGATCGATTACCTTCGGCCGGACGTCGCGCCGGTCGGGGGTCCGGACGGTGCGATGCTGGTCAACGGCACCGACACACACGGCAACTTCGAGTTGGAAAGCCCGGTCACCACGAGCGGGCTCGCCGTCGAAGAACAGTTCCGTCGTTCGGTCCTGCTGCGCATGCAGCGCTTGGGACTGGCGTGA